The Salmo trutta unplaced genomic scaffold, fSalTru1.1, whole genome shotgun sequence nucleotide sequence GATTTTTTTAATCAATGCATTTCTTTCAAATATAGAAACTGGGATATTAGCAACCTACTAATTACTGGTGTGACTAAATGCTACCTCAATAGATACTGAACCAGGAGGGTCGTTTTCTGTTCCTCTCCACTATCCTCTTGTCTTTGTCGGACTCCCCTGGACTCTCACTGTCATACAGGACCAGGGTCTCCTGCGCTGGTGTGTTGAGAGGCCTGCCCTCCATGGCTTTAATCTGACCTCGGATCAGCGCTGTCTCCTTCCTGATCTTCTCATAACAGAACCCACACAGAATATGCTTCTGCTTCAGGTGGCCACACTCCACGCACGGCTCAATGTTGGTCTGAcaaagagaagggggggagagagagagaggagggggagagagcgagaggggggagaatgagggagagagagagagcacaaaacAGAAAAATCCATTGCCTTTTCGATTGTGTTTATTGCAATATTATTAAGAAATTAGTCAAAGGAGTTCACTCATGGCAGATACCATTACATAAAATATGCTACATACAACtggacatcagaggacaataaTTACAAGTGAAATGTCACCCAGTGAAATGATGCACACAAAGTTAATACCTTAACTTTGAGCATAAAGCTTGGGTCTCGTCTTCTAGTCCTGTTGATTTCTATTGTGCGTCTCTTTTTGGGTGCTGCCATCCAGAACACATTGTCCAGGAAGCTGGGCTCCGCGGTCGCCTCTTGCTCATCGTGGGGCTGTGGGAGGATGCTGGGGCCATGGACAGCTAGAGCTGGGGCTGTATAGAAACAAAACACAGAGACACAATCATATATCAACAATCTATGCAATAGACAGAAACTATGTATGTATGTCACCACTCAGTATACATCTAGCAGTCTACTCATAGATTGAAGCACGTATAGAATCGTACATCATCATAGTTCTTACTGTCCAACACAAAGTCATAGATTATGCAGGGTAACATAGCTACCATGGAAGTTTTAAAGTTAGCGCtgttagccagccagctagctacaaATAAACACAAGGCAGAATGTTGTGTAAAGCTCAAACTCACCAAACTGTCTGTCAAGTCCTGTAGCCTGTATAATTCTGCATTCCAGCTGTAACAACGAACGTCTCAAAAAACACACTAAACCAGACAAATTCATAATTGTAGAGGTTTGCGTAGTGTCTTTACACTCATGTCACACAGCTCACGGTCATTGAATCACATACGTCATTTAACTGCGACAACCGAAGAACCAATTGCATCTTGTCATTAGTATAAAGCGTTATCACCACTACTGAGCAAATATGGGAGAAAGGGGGTACAGTTTCTCACTCACCACATTCAGGTAACTTTTACAAACTACTGTAGTGGAAGAAGTTTAGCTAATTTGGGTATTGCAGGAAGAAGGATTGAGATCGGGCGAGTTGTTTAGAAACCAGACTGTTGCTCGCGGTGGTTTGATGCTTTGTCATTCTGTTACTctggctagctaatgttaggctaGTAGTAGGAAGTGTGATGTTTCTAGTTCAAGATCTTCAAACAGGCAATTTTGATATCCAACACATTTTGTCTCGTCATACCATTTGCCCTCTTTCAGTAATTAAGTGATTAGCTGAGATGCGATCTTTGCAAAAAGGCATCTGGCTTTGCtgttggaagtttacattcactttcAGTTTGTTGATTGCTGAGCGAGACTGagtcactagctaacgttacaccaATAAATCTAAACTCAAAAAGCACTGATCAGACCAAGACGAAATGATGTTTGTCATGACATTATTAATGAAA carries:
- the LOC115181391 gene encoding 39S ribosomal protein L32, mitochondrial — translated: MNLSGLVCFLRRSLLQLECRIIQATGLDRQFAPALAVHGPSILPQPHDEQEATAEPSFLDNVFWMAAPKKRRTIEINRTRRRDPSFMLKVKTNIEPCVECGHLKQKHILCGFCYEKIRKETALIRGQIKAMEGRPLNTPAQETLVLYDSESPGESDKDKRIVERNRKRPSWFSIY